From Canis lupus baileyi chromosome 16, mCanLup2.hap1, whole genome shotgun sequence, a single genomic window includes:
- the LOC140607442 gene encoding thymosin beta-4, protein MSDKPDMAEIEKFDKSKLKKTETQEKNPLPSKETIEQEKQAGES, encoded by the coding sequence ATGTCTGACAAACCCGATATGGCTGAGATTGAGAAATTCGATAAGTCGAAATTGAAGAAGACCGAAACGCAAGAGAAAAATCCACTGCCTTCGAAAGAAACGATTGAacaggagaagcaagcaggcGAATCGTAA
- the TIMM22 gene encoding mitochondrial import inner membrane translocase subunit Tim22, with protein sequence MATTPSTGASAPEAAGSAEAPLQYSLLLQYLVGDKRQPRLLEPSSLGGIPSPIKSEEQKMIEKAMESCAFKAALACVGGFVLGGAFGVFTAGIDTNVGFDPKDPYRTPTAKEVLKDMGQRGMSYAKNFAIVGAMFSCTECLVESYRGKSDWKNSVISGCITGGAIGFRAGLKAGVIGCGGFAAFSAAIDYYLR encoded by the exons ATGGCGACTACCCCCAGTACGGGGGCCTCCGCGCCGGAGGCAGCGGGTTCCGCCGAAGCCCCGCTGCAGTACAGCCTTCTTCTGCAGTACCTGGTGGGCGACAAGCGTCAGCCCCGGCTGCTGGAGCCCAGTAGTCTGGGCGGGATCCCGAGCCCGATCAAGAGTGAGGAACAGAAGATGATCGAGAAGGCGATGGAAAGCTGCGCCTTCAAGGCGGCGCTGGCCTGCGTGGGAG GATTTGTCTTGGGAGGTGCCTTTGGAGTGTTCACTGCTGGCATTGATACCAATGTGGGCTTTGACCCTAAGGATCCTTACCGTACACCGACAGCAAAAGAAGTTCTGAAAGACATGGGACAGAGAGGAATGTCTTACGCCAAAAATTTTGCCATTGTGGGCGCCATGTTTTCTTGCACCGAGTGTTTGGTAGAATCT TACCGGGGAAAATCAGATTGGAAGAACAGTGTCATTAGTGGCTGCATCACTGGAGGAGCCATTGGTTTCAGAG CTGGCTTAAAGGCCGGGGTCATTGGTTGTGGAGGTTTTGCTGCTTTCTCTGCTGCAATTGATTATTACCTACGGTGA